Proteins co-encoded in one Metabacillus sp. KUDC1714 genomic window:
- the cobA gene encoding uroporphyrinogen-III C-methyltransferase, producing the protein MSKGKVYLVGAGPGDPKLITVYGLECIQKADVIVYDRLISKELLEHAKQDAELIYCGKLPGKHELIQEQIHETLVEKALEDKVVVRLKGGDPFVFGRGAEEAEVLKNQGIPYEVIPGITSGIAAPAYAGIPVTHRDYASSFAIVTGHGRADKQTDTINWAALAQGIDTIAFYMGIKNLPYICQKLIEHGKNRKTLVSVIQWGTTPSQVTITGNLETIVDEVKKNNITHPAIVLVGQVVEMRDKIKWFEDVVKHKSNK; encoded by the coding sequence ATGAGTAAAGGTAAAGTATATTTAGTGGGAGCGGGTCCTGGGGATCCCAAACTTATTACAGTTTATGGATTAGAGTGCATTCAAAAGGCAGATGTCATCGTTTACGATCGCCTGATTAGTAAAGAGTTATTGGAACATGCCAAACAGGATGCTGAGCTTATTTATTGCGGAAAGCTTCCAGGAAAACATGAGCTAATTCAAGAGCAAATACATGAGACATTAGTAGAAAAGGCTCTGGAAGATAAAGTTGTTGTTCGTTTAAAAGGGGGAGATCCTTTTGTCTTTGGGCGTGGTGCGGAAGAAGCTGAGGTTTTAAAAAATCAAGGGATTCCTTATGAAGTGATTCCAGGGATTACATCTGGGATTGCAGCACCTGCTTATGCTGGAATACCAGTAACACATCGTGATTATGCATCATCTTTTGCTATTGTGACAGGACATGGCAGAGCAGACAAGCAAACAGATACGATTAATTGGGCTGCTTTAGCACAAGGGATTGATACAATTGCATTTTATATGGGAATTAAAAATCTGCCATATATCTGTCAAAAGTTAATTGAACATGGTAAAAACCGTAAAACACTTGTTTCAGTTATTCAATGGGGGACAACACCTTCACAAGTAACCATTACTGGTAACCTGGAAACGATCGTCGATGAAGTAAAGAAAAATAATATCACTCACCCTGCCATTGTTTTAGTAGGACAAGTTGTTGAAATGCGCGATAAAATAAAATGGTTTGAGGATGTTGTGAAACATAAAAGTAACAAGTAA
- the cyoE gene encoding heme o synthase — MKNTELTLTGSFSLKQYFSWKVIKLIIKTGIIKSNLMGMFAGLCLALYMNDSGFVEQLPNIIISLIGTSFVVGGSGAINNYYDRDIDSKMQRTKVRPTVDGSINPRFALWLGIILVTVGLALLLSVSIFAAIMGFLGFTFYVFAYTIFTKRSTIYNTEVGSLSGAMPPIIGWAVISSDIFHPVAIALFVFMFLWQPPHFYAIAIRRLEEYKTAGVPMLPVVKGIHRTKVQSLLYLVILLFASILFLPFSKIIAFSMFGLTLAWMILGIWGFKKVDDIKWANLMFAFSLIHLTILFSLMIIVSLI, encoded by the coding sequence GTGAAAAACACTGAACTAACTTTAACAGGTTCATTTTCATTGAAACAGTATTTTTCATGGAAAGTGATTAAGTTAATTATAAAAACAGGTATTATCAAATCAAATCTCATGGGGATGTTTGCAGGTCTCTGTCTTGCTTTATATATGAATGACTCAGGTTTTGTTGAACAGCTACCAAACATTATTATTTCCTTAATTGGAACATCCTTTGTCGTTGGTGGCTCAGGTGCGATAAATAACTATTATGATCGAGACATTGATTCTAAGATGCAAAGAACCAAAGTTCGACCTACTGTTGATGGATCGATTAATCCTAGATTTGCGTTATGGTTAGGCATCATTCTTGTTACTGTTGGATTAGCACTTCTACTATCGGTATCAATATTTGCAGCAATTATGGGCTTTTTAGGTTTTACCTTTTATGTGTTTGCCTACACAATATTCACGAAACGCTCTACTATCTATAATACTGAGGTAGGAAGCTTATCTGGAGCCATGCCACCAATTATTGGCTGGGCAGTTATTTCTTCAGATATTTTCCACCCAGTTGCTATCGCGCTTTTTGTGTTTATGTTCTTATGGCAACCTCCACATTTCTATGCAATTGCAATTAGACGATTGGAGGAATACAAGACAGCTGGAGTACCAATGCTTCCTGTAGTAAAAGGTATACATCGTACAAAAGTACAATCCCTTCTGTATCTAGTCATTTTGCTGTTTGCATCAATTTTATTTTTACCCTTTAGTAAAATAATTGCGTTTAGCATGTTTGGACTAACCTTAGCTTGGATGATTCTTGGTATCTGGGGCTTCAAGAAGGTTGACGATATCAAATGGGCGAATTTAATGTTTGCTTTTTCTTTAATTCATCTAACAATTCTTTTCTCACTTATGATTATTGTTTCATTAATCTAA
- the qoxA gene encoding cytochrome aa3 quinol oxidase subunit II, translating to MFKKFKPLISVVMGLLFLIVLSGCSELAVFDPKGPNAETLRDLIMYSIYFMLVIMIVVYVLFAFVIVKFRDRKNFNEKDHEPNIHGSTKLEIIWTLIPIVIIIALSIPTVKVLYELEQPPKETAHKEPIVIHATSADWKWIFSYPEEDIETINYVNVPEDHPILFKITSADSMSSFWVPQIGGQEYGMPGMVNDLYLQADEPGIYDGMNSNFTGEGMTHQKFNFVALEEDEYQNWLKDTQENAPELTEETYEKLMLPETVEELTFSNTHLDIVDHGVDSGEYAMKIREKYGIEVGVQDEEENDQEESDSTDESNSHHHH from the coding sequence ATGTTCAAAAAATTTAAACCATTGATAAGTGTAGTGATGGGTTTGCTTTTTTTAATCGTATTAAGTGGCTGTAGTGAACTTGCTGTATTTGATCCGAAAGGCCCTAATGCTGAAACTCTACGTGATCTTATTATGTATTCTATCTACTTTATGCTAGTTATCATGATTGTTGTTTACGTCTTATTTGCCTTTGTTATTGTGAAATTTCGTGACCGAAAAAATTTCAATGAAAAGGATCATGAGCCAAACATTCATGGTAGCACGAAGTTGGAAATAATCTGGACGCTTATTCCAATTGTAATCATCATCGCCTTATCAATTCCAACTGTTAAGGTCCTATATGAATTGGAACAACCACCAAAGGAAACAGCTCATAAAGAACCGATTGTGATCCATGCAACTTCTGCAGATTGGAAATGGATTTTCAGTTATCCAGAGGAGGATATTGAAACAATTAATTATGTGAATGTTCCTGAAGATCATCCAATCCTTTTCAAAATTACCTCAGCAGATTCGATGAGTTCGTTTTGGGTTCCACAAATAGGTGGACAAGAATATGGAATGCCTGGAATGGTCAATGATTTATACCTTCAGGCCGATGAACCTGGAATATATGATGGCATGAACTCTAACTTTACAGGAGAAGGTATGACTCACCAGAAGTTTAATTTTGTTGCTTTAGAAGAAGACGAGTATCAAAATTGGTTGAAAGATACACAAGAAAACGCACCAGAACTTACTGAAGAAACATATGAAAAATTGATGTTGCCTGAAACAGTAGAAGAATTGACGTTTTCAAATACACATTTAGATATTGTAGACCACGGGGTTGATTCCGGTGAATATGCGATGAAGATTCGTGAAAAATACGGGATTGAAGTAGGTGTACAAGATGAAGAAGAAAACGATCAAGAAGAGTCAGATTCAACGGATGAATCAAACTCACATCATCATCACTAA
- the qoxB gene encoding cytochrome aa3 quinol oxidase subunit I, with translation MFDFIKDNLILNDPMLIGANISILLSVIGIVFILTYFKKWKWLWTEWLTTVDHKKIGIMYIIAAIVMLFRGGVDALLMRAQLTVPNNEFLTSHHYNEIFTTHGTIMIIFMAMPFVMGLMNVVVPLQIGARDVAFPYLNALSFWSFFFGAILFNISFVFGGSPDAGWTNYAPLAIEGSTGPGINYYLLGLQISGIGTLLTGINFIVTIIKMRAPGMTLLRMPMFTWTSLVTAFIIVFAFPVLTVTLALMTFDRIFGTHFFTLADGGMPMLWANLFWIWGHPEVYIVILPAFGIFSEIISAFARKTLFGYKSMVISIVTISFLSFLVWVHHFFTMGGSAAVNSVFSITTMAIAIPTGIKIFNWLLTLYKGRIEFSVPMLWSVGFIPTFLIGGVTGVMLGMAAADFQYHNSYFLVAHFHYTLIAGTVFACFAGFVFWYPKMFGHKLNERLGKWTFWFFTIGFNVCFLPQFLLGFDGMPRRVYTYGPEDGWTGLNVISTIGGIGMGIAFMILVYNVYYSFRYSKRETTGDVWGNGRTLEWATTTAVAPHYNFAVVPEVKGYDAFWLMKQEKQKEKIEYKPIHMPSNAGTPIVMSAFFFVAGFGLVFKLWWIAILGGIGVLACLAVRSLRSHKEDEGYYVSVDEILKTEEKKEA, from the coding sequence ATGTTCGATTTTATTAAGGATAATTTAATTTTAAATGATCCAATGCTTATTGGGGCTAACATTTCCATCTTATTATCTGTGATTGGGATCGTATTTATCTTAACGTACTTTAAAAAATGGAAATGGTTATGGACAGAGTGGTTAACAACTGTCGACCACAAAAAAATAGGAATTATGTATATTATTGCAGCTATTGTCATGCTTTTCCGTGGTGGTGTTGATGCATTATTAATGAGAGCCCAACTGACTGTTCCTAATAATGAGTTTTTAACATCACATCATTATAATGAAATTTTCACAACACATGGTACTATCATGATTATTTTCATGGCAATGCCTTTTGTTATGGGGCTAATGAACGTCGTTGTTCCCCTGCAAATTGGAGCGAGAGACGTAGCATTCCCATATTTAAATGCTTTGAGCTTTTGGTCATTTTTCTTTGGAGCAATTTTATTTAATATTTCGTTTGTATTTGGTGGATCACCAGATGCAGGTTGGACGAACTACGCTCCTTTAGCAATTGAAGGTAGTACTGGACCAGGAATAAACTATTATTTACTCGGTTTACAGATTTCAGGGATCGGTACACTTTTAACTGGTATTAACTTTATTGTAACAATCATTAAAATGCGTGCTCCAGGTATGACGTTACTTAGAATGCCAATGTTTACATGGACATCGCTTGTAACTGCTTTTATTATCGTATTTGCCTTTCCGGTATTAACTGTCACACTAGCGTTAATGACATTTGACCGTATATTTGGTACTCATTTCTTTACGTTAGCTGACGGAGGTATGCCGATGCTTTGGGCAAACCTATTCTGGATTTGGGGACATCCTGAAGTATATATTGTTATCTTGCCAGCTTTCGGTATTTTCTCTGAAATTATCTCGGCATTCGCAAGAAAAACATTATTTGGTTATAAATCAATGGTTATTTCAATCGTGACGATTTCCTTCCTAAGCTTCCTAGTTTGGGTTCACCATTTCTTTACAATGGGTGGAAGCGCAGCGGTTAACTCTGTGTTCTCAATCACGACAATGGCCATTGCGATACCAACAGGAATTAAAATCTTTAACTGGTTACTAACACTTTATAAAGGTCGGATTGAGTTTTCTGTACCAATGCTTTGGTCTGTCGGTTTTATTCCAACCTTCTTAATCGGAGGAGTTACAGGGGTTATGCTTGGTATGGCAGCTGCTGATTTTCAGTACCATAACAGTTACTTCCTTGTTGCTCACTTTCACTATACATTAATTGCCGGAACAGTATTTGCTTGCTTCGCAGGGTTTGTATTCTGGTATCCAAAAATGTTTGGTCATAAATTAAATGAAAGACTTGGAAAATGGACGTTTTGGTTCTTTACGATTGGCTTTAATGTTTGTTTCTTACCGCAATTCTTATTAGGATTTGATGGTATGCCAAGACGTGTATACACTTACGGTCCAGAAGATGGATGGACTGGATTAAACGTTATATCAACGATTGGCGGTATTGGAATGGGGATTGCCTTCATGATCCTTGTGTATAACGTATATTACAGCTTCCGTTATTCTAAAAGAGAAACAACAGGAGATGTTTGGGGAAATGGACGTACACTTGAATGGGCTACAACAACTGCGGTTGCTCCACATTATAACTTTGCAGTTGTTCCTGAAGTTAAAGGTTATGATGCATTCTGGCTTATGAAACAAGAGAAACAAAAAGAAAAAATCGAATATAAACCAATTCATATGCCAAGTAACGCAGGAACACCTATTGTTATGTCAGCTTTCTTCTTTGTTGCAGGTTTCGGTTTAGTCTTTAAACTTTGGTGGATTGCTATATTGGGAGGCATCGGCGTCCTAGCATGTTTAGCAGTTCGATCTCTTCGCTCACATAAAGAAGATGAAGGTTATTATGTCAGCGTGGATGAAATCTTAAAAACGGAAGAGAAAAAGGAGGCGTGA